One genomic window of Cyanobacteriota bacterium includes the following:
- the raiA gene encoding ribosome-associated translation inhibitor RaiA → MNVGSQTIIEGKNIEITEAIREYANSKLTRIHKHFDSLIQNHDIRMVLSVLKKNRDRNQKAEITINLKGGHVIRCQSSEANVYASIDTVVDKIEGQLRKYKTKIYSKIHNGKSVKAYGLENFEKDELPADFASHIQSYAEPEIIKVKRFRMKAMEPEQAIEMLDDCGHNFYMFLNIFSNRIAAVYKREDNGYGLIEPEFLQVNN, encoded by the coding sequence ATGAATGTCGGATCTCAAACTATTATAGAAGGTAAGAATATAGAAATTACCGAAGCGATCAGAGAATATGCCAACTCTAAATTAACTAGAATACATAAACACTTTGACTCACTAATTCAGAACCACGATATAAGAATGGTTCTTTCAGTGCTAAAAAAAAATAGAGACAGGAATCAAAAAGCTGAAATTACTATCAATCTCAAAGGAGGACACGTTATTAGATGTCAGTCTTCTGAAGCCAATGTTTATGCAAGTATAGATACAGTTGTAGACAAGATCGAAGGTCAGTTGAGAAAGTATAAAACCAAGATCTACAGCAAGATACACAACGGCAAGAGTGTTAAAGCATATGGTCTTGAGAATTTTGAAAAAGATGAACTACCAGCAGATTTTGCTAGTCATATTCAGTCGTATGCAGAACCAGAGATTATTAAAGTCAAACGTTTTCGTATGAAAGCAATGGAACCAGAACAAGCAATTGAAATGTTGGATGACTGTGGTCATAATTTCTATATGTTTTTAAATATCTTTTCAAATAGGATTGCTGCTGTTTATAAGAGAGAAGACAACGGCTATGGACTTATTGAGCCGGAATTCCTCCAAGTAAACAACTAG